The Candidatus Eisenbacteria bacterium nucleotide sequence CGAGGCGCATCGTGGGAGAGTGCACGGCGGAGCTCCTCGGAGAGGGGCACGCGGTGCCGGAGTCGGTGCCGCTCGGGGTGATGATCGAGATTCCCGCCGCAGTCGCGATCGCCGATCTCCTCGCGCGCGAGGCCGACTTCTTCAGCATCGGATCGAACGACCTCATCCAGTACTCGCTTGCGGTCGATCGCGGGAACGAGACGATCGCCCATCTGTACGATCCGTTCCACCCGGCGGTGCTGCGGCTCCTGCGGCAGACCGTCCTGACCGCGCGCGAGGCCGGGATCCCCGTCTCCTCCTGCGGGGAGATGTCGGGGCAACCCCTCGGCGCGCTCGCTCTCCTGGGATTGGGCTGCTACAACCTGAGCGTCTCTCCGCGTCAGGTGCCCGTGATCAAGAGCGTCA carries:
- a CDS encoding phosphoenolpyruvate--protein phosphotransferase, which codes for RRIVGECTAELLGEGHAVPESVPLGVMIEIPAAVAIADLLAREADFFSIGSNDLIQYSLAVDRGNETIAHLYDPFHPAVLRLLRQTVLTAREAGIPVSSCGEMSGQPLGALALLGLGCYNLSVSPRQVPVIKSVIRSVRLAGLESLALAALASPTSGEVRGLLESGVRAAGLDLEAFE